A stretch of Fusarium poae strain DAOMC 252244 chromosome 2, whole genome shotgun sequence DNA encodes these proteins:
- a CDS encoding hypothetical protein (TransMembrane:8 (i241-260o272-290i302-325o337-357i378-398o439-460i494-515o521-541i)) produces MSGTWARVKSLFGSPNGTSRREWLHEEERALLSHHRNQEITSATPPEEVMKVCLRLRHLIRECVPCELEESAITRSHSTVITNKVVQAAREAGGQKYRACVVYALLVNMKWFKREATFELWDADLHALRATACTVIAKQIIEGEDDLEYLLHHVLLRRYSFLIDKVATPPTNVIEKAVDLHAVRVIGSSGYQKCISYLWRGWLVQDEDDPSEFVDYKNKANPNFLVHMDPDRMRAPRYQNAAQLLFSVIYLGLYTAAVNSANPSGVLDGAEIALYIFTFAYVCDECLKFYKAGANIVGFWNVFNFILYTFLTASLVLRIIGQVYWDNDAVFNKYNELSYNLLSFVAPMFWSRLLLYFDSFRFFGAMLVVLKVMMKESLIFFALLIVVIIGFLQAFIGLDIADDNILGDTYFIIESMLKAIMQSPEFDGFENFGHPFGLILYYCFTFVVMIILLNILIALYNSAYEGIYENADDEYLALFAQKTMQFVRAPDENVYIAPFNLVEMVISGLLEWWMPKPTYEFINDCVMAVLYSPLLFVAAWFEKRDARKIRSNRSRGEEDDDLIHEWEQFHGDLDMEAEGWTKTCETAKPNVEDEPAVIEVRKLRAEMEELKSMLSQLSSIAKGGDGNTIKGSDAGKAPETRDDDEQEASEATETADVPDTSDTPEAETTSGDNKSGKKGKKKNKKKGGSSN; encoded by the exons ATGTCTGGCACCTGGGCACGCGTCAAGAGCCTATTTGGCAGCCCCAATGGAACCAGTCGCCGTGAATGGCTCCATGAGGAGGAGAGAGCTC TTCTGTCTCACCATCGTAACCAGGAAATAACATCTGCCACTCCTCCCGAGGAGGTAATGAAAGTTTGCCTACGACTCCGACATTTAATTCGCGAATGCGTTCCTTGCGAGCTCGAAGAAAGCGCCATCACGCGCTCTCATAGTACcgtcatcaccaacaagGTTGTTCAGGCGGCCAGAGAGGCCGGCGGGCAGAAGTATCGTGCGTGTGTT GTTTACGCTCTGCTGGTTAACATGAAATGGTTTAAACGTGAAGCGACTTTCGAATTGTGGGACGCCGACCTTCATGCTCTTCGCGCTACAGCGTGTACTGTCATTGCTAAGCAGAT CATTGAGGGAGAAGATGACCTCGAGTATCTTCTACATCATGTCCTTCTTCGCCGCTACTCTTTTCTGATTGACAAGGTTGCTACGCCCCCAACCAATGTCATCGAGAAGGCTGTCGACTTGCACGCAGTGCGAGTGATTGGTTCTTCTGGTTATCAGAAATGCATCTCATATCTCTGGCGTGGATGGTTGgttcaagatgaagacgatcCCTCTGAATTCGTTGattacaagaacaaggccaacCCGAATTTCCTTGTTCACATGGATCCTGATCGTATGCGCGCTCCAAGATATCAGAATGCGGCTCAGCTCCTCTTTTCCGTCATCTATCTTGGACTATACACGGCTGCAGTTAACTCTGCAAACCCATCGGGAGTGCTAGATGGTGCTGAGATTGCTCTCTACATCTTTACCTTTGCTTATGTGTGTGATGAATGTCTCAAGTTCTACAAGGCTGGCGCCAACATCGTCGGATTTTGGAACGTCTTTAACTTCATCCTCTACACCTTCTTGACCGCCTCCCTGGTCCTGCGCATCATTGGACAAGTGTACTGGGACAACGACGCAGTATTCAACAAGTATAACGAGCTCAGTTATAACCTGCTATCGTTCGTTGCTCCTATGTTCTGGTCACGCCTCTTACTCTATTTTGACAGCTTCCGGTTTTTCGGCGCTATGCTGGTCGTGCTTAAGGTCATGATGAAGGAGTCGCTGATTTTCTTTGCGCTGCTTATTGTTGTCATTATTGGATTCCTCCAGGCCTTCATAGGGTTGGacatcgccgacgataataTTTTGGGAGATACTTATTTCATTATTGAGTCCATGCTCAAGGCCATCATGCAAAGTCCCGAGTTTGATGGGTTCGAGAATTTTGGACATCCCTTTGGTCTGATTCTCTACTACTGCTTTACTTTTGTTGTTATG ATCATTCTACTTAACATTCTTATTGCGCTTTACAACTCTGCATACGAGGGTATCTATGAAAACGCCGACGACGAATATCTGGCGCTTTTTGCGCAGAAGACAATGCAGTTTGTTCGGGCTCCCGACGAGAATGTATATATCGCTCCATTCAACCTTGTTGAGATGGTTATTTCTGGTCTGCTGGAATGGTGGATGCCAAAGCCCACTTACGAGTTTATCAACGACTGCGTCATGGCCGTTCTATACTCTCCCCTCCTCTTTGTGGCCGCTTGGTTCGAGAAACGGGATGCGCGAAAGATTCGAAGTAACCGATCACGAGgcgaagaagacgacgactTAATTCATGAGTGGGAACAATTCCATGGGGATCTGGATATGGAGGCTGAAGGCTGGACCAAGACCTGCGAAACCGCCAAGCCAAATGTGGAAGATGAGCCCGCTGTGATCGAAGTTCGCAAACTGCGAGCAGAAATGGAAGAACTCAAGTCAATGCTATCGCAACTCAGCAGTATTGCTAAAGGAGGTGACGGCAATACCATCAAAGGCTCAGATGCTGGAAAGGCGCCAGAGACtagagatgatgatgaacagGAAGCATCAGAGGCTACAGAAACTGCCGATGTTCCAGATACATCAGACACCCCAGAAGCAGAAACGACATCTGGCGACAACAAATCAGGCAAGAAgggtaaaaagaaaaacaagaaaaAGGGTGGCTCTAGCAATTAG
- a CDS encoding hypothetical protein (BUSCO:45331at5125), whose protein sequence is MAIRSVDDIPSLTQLYRDPESVLSAAIPKGKTSYPPDDHINRRIGLIRGDITKLRLDAIVNAANTSLRGGSGVDGAIHSAAGPQLVKESGPLGPIKTGEAVITKGYNLPAKHVIHTAGPIYSTTADPNEKLAMCYRESLKLAVEHDVKTVAFSAISTGIYGFPNGPAAQIACQTVREFLETEEGSKLSRVVFVTFVAPDVDAYNKTIPKIFPPANEKVTE, encoded by the exons ATGGCCATCAGAAGTGTCGACGATATTCCCAGTCTCACTCAGCTCTACCGCGACCCAGAGTCCGTCCTCTCCGCGGCCATTCCAAAAGGCAAGACCTCTTACCCTCCTGATGATCACATCAACAGACGTATTGGCTTGATTCGAGGAGACATCACCAAGCTGCGTCTCGACGCCATAGTCAACGCTGCCAACACGTCCCTCCGCGGCGGTAGTGGTGTAGACGGTGCCATTCACAGCGCTGCCGGGCCCCAACTGGTCAAGGAGTCTGGACCACTTGGCCCCATCAAAACTGGCGAGGCTGTCATCACCAAGGGATATAACCTTCCTGCCAAGCATGTCATCCATACAGCCGGCCCAATTTACAGCACTACCGCAGACCCTAATGAGAAACTCGCCATGTGCTACCGCGAGAGCCTCAAGTTGGCCGTAGAACATGACGTCAAGACTGTTGCGTTCAGCGCCATCAGCACAGGAATCTACGGATTCCCAAACGGTCCTGCAGCTCAAATCGCATGTCAGACTGTGAGAGAGTTTCTTGAGACTGAGGAGGGAAGTAAGCTGTCTCGAGTGGTATTTGTCACATTTGTGGCTCCTGATGTAGACGCCTACAACAAGACAATTCC AAAGATTTTTCCTCCTGCGAACGAAAAGGTCACTGAATGA
- the TEF3 gene encoding translational elongation factor EF-1 alpha (BUSCO:3001at5125), with protein MPTENQQSIKVLDELFQKLTVSKESSDIKESSNELASFINGRIGDQVVPENVIEGLKKQLANKKDATAREKACVAIEAIASHAEVSAAVEPYLVVLLPAVLAAVGDKITAVKNAAQGAVLAIAGGINANAVKAALPYVMESIRSAQKWPEKMAALDFVEYLVKNSPAQLAYRVPELIPVISESMWDTKKEVKERAYKTMEQLCQLIINKDIERFIPELIKCIAKPENVPETVHLLGATTFVTEVQEPTLALMVPLLDRGLAERDTAIKRKTAVIVDNMCKLVDDPNVVAPFLPKMMPGLQKNYDNLADPEAREKTKQALDTLTRVGDIKNGVIPEPTFPGAINVIQPKVTAALSPKFANYVEKMGPVTEYISAIAGQLVDEKEAESMIWVDNLKAYVSVISGIDNAESIVENIRKTALPGAVAEAEGEADEEEGEDLCNCTFSLAYGAKILLNQTHLRLKRGQRYGLCGPNGSGKSTLMRAINNEQVEGFPKQDEVKTVFVEHDLDSADTEMTTIDWTMKKLEEAGVTTTQADVEKQLNEFGFTEQMVKGEISALSGGWKMKLALCRAVFEAPDILLLDEPTNHLDVKNVKWLEEYLKNSACTSIIVSHDSGFLDNVCQHIVHYERFKLKRYKGNLAAFVARNPSAKSYYELGESEIEFSFPEPGFLEGVKTKAKAILRATNMSFQYPGTSKPQISDISFQCSLGSRIAVIGPNGAGKSTLINVLTGELIPTQGEIYQHENIRIAYIKQHAFAHIDNHLDKTPSEYIQWRFQTGEDRETMDRANKIITEADEKAMDKVFRVEGSQRRVIGINSRRKFKNSYEYECSFALGENIGMKNERWVPMMTADNAWLPRNELLASHQKMVADVDMKEALASGQFRPLVRKEIESHCANFGLDAELVSHSRMRGLSGGQRVKTVLAACSWQRPHLIVLDEPTNYLDRDSLGALSKALKKFEGGVIIITHSAEFTKDLTEEVWAVMDGKMTPSGHNWVQGQGSGPRLKADDGDEEDKFDAMGNKIVTTKKKVKLSSSEARKKKKERMARRKRGEEVFSDEEDL; from the exons ATGCCTACCGAGAACCAGCAGTCGATCAAGGTCCTGGACGAGCTTTTCCAGAAGCTCACCGTGTCCAAGGAGTCCTCTGACATCAAGGAGTCTTCCAACGAGTTGGCTTCTTTCATCAACGGTCGCATCGGTGACCAGGTTGTTCCCGAGAA TGTTATAGAGGGCTTGAAGAAGCAGCTCGCCAACAAGAAGGACGCCACCGCCCGTGAGAAGGCTTGCGTTGCCATCGAGGCTATCGCTTCTCACGCCGAGGTCTCCGCTGCCGTCGAGCCTTACCTCGTCGTTCTCCTCCCCGCCGTCCTTGCCGCCGTTGGCGACAAGATCACCGCTGTCAAGAATGCTGCTCAGGGTGCTGTTCTCGCCATTGCTGGCGGCATCAACGCCAACGCTGTCAAGGCTGCCCTTCCCTACGTCATGGAGTCTATCCGAAGTGCCCAGAAGTGGCCCGAAAAGATGGCCGCTCTTGACTTCGTCGAGTACCTCGTCAAGAACTCTCCTGCTCAGCTCGCTTACCGTGTTCCTGAGCTCATCCCTGTCATCTCCGAGTCCATGTGGGACACCAAGAAGGAGGTCAAGGAGCGTGCTTACAAGACCATGGAGCAGCTTTGCCAGCTGATCATCAACAAGGATATTGAGCGTTTCATTCCTGAGCTCATCAAGTGTATCGCCAAGCCCGAGAACGTCCCTGAGACCGTTCACTTGCTCGGTGCCACCACTTTCGTTACTGAGGTCCAAGAGCCCACTCTTGCCCTCATGGTTCCTCTCCTGGATCGTGGTCTCGCTGAGCGTGATACCGCTATCAAGCGAAAGACCGCTGTCATCGTCGACAACATGTGTAAGCTCGTCGACGACCCCAACGTTGTCGCTCCTTTCTTGCCCAAGATGATGCCAGGTCTCCAGAAGAACTACGATAACTTGGCTGATCCCGAGGCCCGTGAGAAGACCAAGCAGGCTCTTGACACCCTCACCCGTGTCGGTGACATCAAGAACGGTGTCATCCCTGAGCCCACCTTCCCTGGTGCCATCAACGTTATCCAGCCCAAGGTCACTGCTGCTCTCTCCCCCAAGTTCGCCAACTACGTTGAGAAGATGGGTCCCGTCACCGAGTACATCTCTGCCATTGCTGGTCAGCTCGTTGATGAGAAGGAGGCTGAGTCCATGATCTGGGTTGACAACCTGAAGGCCTACGTCTCTGTCATCTCTGGTATTGACAACGCTGAGTCCATCGTCGAGAACATTCGCAAGACCGCTCTTCCCGGCGCTGTCGCCGAGGCTGAGGGTGAGgctgatgaggaggagggtgAGGATCTCTGCAACTGTACCTTCTCTCTTGCCTACGGTGCCAAGATTCTTCTCAACCAGACTCATCTCCGTCTCAAGCGTGGTCAGCGTTACGGTCTTTGCGGTCCCAACGGTTCTGGAAAGTCCACCCTTATGCGCGCCATCAACAACGAGCAGGTCGAGGGTTTCCCCAAGCAGGACGAGGTCAAGACTGTTTTCGTCGAGCACGACTTGGACTCCGCTGATACTGAGATGACCACCATCGACTGGACCATGAAGAAGCTTGAGGAGGCTGGTGTCACAACCACTCAGGCTgatgtcgagaagcagctcaacGAATTCGGCTTCACCGAGCAGATGGTTAAGGGCGAGATCAGCGCCCTCTCTGGTGGTTGGAAGATGAAGCTTGCCTTGTGCCGTGCCGTCTTCGAGGCTCCCGATATTCTGTTGCTCGACGAGCCTACCAACCATTTGGATGTGAAGAACGTTAAGTGGCTCGAGGAGTACCTCAAGAACTCTGCTTGCACTTCCATCATCGTCTCTCACGACTCTGGTTTCCTTGACAACGTCTGCCAGCACATCGTTCACTACGAGCGATTCAAGCTCAAGCGTTACAAGGGTAACCTGGCTGCTTTCGTCGCCCGCAACCCTTCCGCTAAGTCCTACTACGAGCTTGGCGAGTCCGAGATCGAGTTCAGCTTCCCCGAGCCCGGTTTCCTTGAGGGTGTCaagaccaaggccaaggccatTCTCCGTGCCACCAACATGTCCTTCCAGTACCCTGGTACCTCAAAGCCTCAGATCAGCGACATCTCCTTCCAGTGCTCTCTGGGATCTCGTATTGCCGTTATCGGTCCCAACGGTGCTGGCAAGTCTACTCTGATCAACGTCCTCACTGGTGAGCTCATCCCTACCCAGGGTGAGATCTACCAGCACGAGAACATCCGTATCGCCTACATTAAGCAGCACGCTTTCGCTCACATCGACAACCATCTCGACAAGACTCCTTCCGAGTACATCCAATGGCGATTCCAGACTGGTGAGGATCGTGAGACCATGGACCGTgccaacaagatcatcaccGAGGCTGATGAGAAGGCCATGGACAAGGTCTTCCGCGTTGAGGGTAGCCAGCGACGTGTCATTGGTATCAACAGCCGAAGAAAGTTCAAGAACTCTTACGAGTACGAGTGTTCTTTCGCCCTCGGTGAGAACATTGGCATGAAGAACGAGCGATGGGTTCCCATGATGACTGCTGACAACGCCTGGTTGCCCCGAAACGAGCTTCTGGCTTCTCACCAGAAGATGGTTGCTGATGTCGATATGAAGGAGGCCCTTGCCTCTGGTCAGTTCCGACCTCTGGTCCGAAAGGAGATTGAGTCTCACTGCGCCAACTTCGGTCTTGACGCTGAGCTTGTTTCTCACTCTCGCATGCGTGGTCTGTCCGGTGGTCAGCGTGTCAAGACTGTCTTGGCTGCTTGCTCTTGGCAGCGACCCCATCTTATCGTTCTTGATGAGCCTACCAACTACCTTGACCGTGACTCTCTCGGTGCCTTGTCCAAGGCTCTCAAGAAGTTCGAGGGTGGTGTCATCATCATTACTCACTCTGCTGAGTTCACCAAGGACTTGACTGAGGAGGTCTGGGCTGTCATGGACGGCAAGATGACTCCTTCCGGCCACAACTGGGTTCAGGGTCAGGGCTCTGGTCCCCGTCTCAAggctgatgatggtgatgaggaGGATAAGTTCGATGCCATGGGTAACAAGATTGTcaccaccaagaagaaggtcaAGCTGAGCTCTTCTGAGGcacgaaagaagaagaaggagcgcATGGCCCGCCGAAAGCGTGGTGAGGAGGTGTTCAGTGACGAGGAGGACCTGTAA